One genomic region from Aminivibrio pyruvatiphilus encodes:
- a CDS encoding response regulator transcription factor yields MSSPERSVRILVIDDEESIRRALQSILSLRKYDVTLASGGAEGIEKAIETNPELVVLDLSLPDMDGKDVCRELRTWMNSPILILSVRGNESDKVQALDLGADDYLTKPFQAGELLARIRAILRRAESRIIQPPEIVAGDLIISLAKRQLLRQGQEIALTRTEFEILSLLAQNIDCVVTYRMLSERIWDDREERDPALLRVHVSNLRKKIEPDPSLPRYIHTEPGVGFRFSAQ; encoded by the coding sequence ATGAGCTCCCCGGAAAGAAGCGTCAGAATACTGGTCATCGACGACGAGGAATCCATCAGGAGGGCCCTCCAGTCCATTCTCTCCCTGAGGAAATACGACGTGACCCTTGCCTCAGGCGGCGCTGAAGGTATCGAAAAGGCCATAGAGACCAACCCGGAACTTGTCGTCCTCGACCTTTCCCTTCCGGATATGGACGGCAAGGACGTCTGCCGGGAACTGCGCACCTGGATGAACTCGCCAATCCTGATCCTCTCGGTCAGGGGCAACGAAAGCGACAAGGTGCAGGCCCTTGACCTGGGGGCGGATGACTATCTCACCAAACCCTTCCAGGCAGGGGAACTGCTCGCCAGAATACGGGCCATTCTCCGGCGGGCGGAATCGAGGATTATCCAGCCTCCGGAGATCGTTGCCGGCGACCTGATCATCAGCCTGGCAAAACGGCAGCTTCTGCGGCAGGGGCAGGAAATTGCCCTCACCAGAACGGAATTCGAGATTCTTTCCCTTCTCGCGCAGAATATCGACTGCGTGGTAACCTACCGCATGCTGAGTGAAAGAATCTGGGACGACAGGGAAGAACGGGACCCTGCCCTTCTTCGCGTCCACGTGAGCAACCTGAGGAAAAAGATCGAACCGGACCCCTCCCTTCCCCGGTACATCCATACGGAACCCGGGGTAGGATTCCGCTTCTCCGCCCAGTAA
- a CDS encoding potassium channel family protein produces the protein MKKEEKVVLVVGLGRFGQSLCKTLSEFHNQVIAVDNDSECVEETAGLVDFCVQADATDAEALAKCGAKEADIAVVAIGESVEASILATTILKDLGVPYVIARAENDIHARVLARVGANRVIFPERDMGERLAQLLVHPWMSHFAQVPGSLFYVGEIRPIPEMVGKTLAELDFRIRYNAVVLTINRGGKRFIPRAETTIEAGDMILVAGQREDLTKWVEE, from the coding sequence GTGAAAAAAGAAGAAAAAGTGGTGCTGGTCGTCGGTTTGGGCCGGTTCGGTCAGTCTCTGTGCAAAACTCTCTCCGAGTTTCATAACCAGGTCATCGCGGTAGACAATGACAGTGAGTGCGTCGAGGAAACCGCCGGACTCGTTGATTTCTGCGTTCAGGCGGACGCCACCGACGCCGAGGCTCTTGCCAAATGCGGCGCAAAAGAAGCCGACATCGCAGTGGTCGCCATTGGTGAAAGCGTCGAGGCCAGCATTCTTGCCACCACCATCCTGAAAGACCTTGGCGTTCCCTATGTCATCGCCCGGGCGGAAAACGACATTCACGCCCGGGTTCTTGCCAGGGTGGGAGCCAATCGGGTCATCTTTCCCGAGCGGGACATGGGCGAACGGCTGGCACAGCTGCTTGTCCATCCGTGGATGTCCCATTTCGCCCAGGTGCCTGGATCGCTCTTCTACGTGGGCGAAATCCGCCCCATCCCCGAAATGGTAGGCAAGACCCTCGCAGAGCTCGATTTTCGGATCAGGTACAATGCGGTGGTCCTCACCATAAACCGCGGCGGGAAACGGTTCATCCCCAGGGCGGAGACCACCATCGAGGCCGGGGACATGATCCTCGTCGCCGGTCAAAGGGAAGACCTGACGAAGTGGGTTGAGGAATAA